In Cnuibacter physcomitrellae, a genomic segment contains:
- a CDS encoding heavy metal translocating P-type ATPase: MTFADVELDIGGMTCASCANRIERKLNKVPGVEATVNYATEKARIHASAGLTPDELIAVVEAAGYTAAVPAPPWSEPADSGDAAVSAVDGLRRRLLVSTALALPVVVLSMVPALQVTNWQWLALTLAAPVAVWGAWPFHRAAWINARHRAATMDTLISVGVLAAFGWSLYALFFGTAGEPGMQMAFTLFGTGHGDEIYLEVAAAVTVFILAGRYFEAKAKRDSSAALRAMLELGAKDATQLRDGRETPVAVSALRPGDLFVVRPGEKIATDGLITDGASAVDLSMLTGETVPVEVSTGDRVVGASVNVGGRLVVEVTRTGADTELARMSRLVEDAQTGKANVQRLADRVSGIFVPVVIGLAVLTFIGWLIASGSVEAAFTASVATLIIACPCALGLATPTALLVGTGRGSQLGILIRGPQVLEETRRIDTIVLDKTGTVTTGHMTLLDVIAAPGEDAGEVGRLAAAAESGSEHPIARAISAAAVGPHAVESFQSHSGYGVQAIVDGRVVLAGRSSWLREQWGLDTESTLTTAQDAAENDGKTVIAVAWDGNVRGLAVVGDVLKPGSVVAVTEFRKLGLRPVLLTGDNAGAAQLIGAAAGIADIRSEVTPEGKLNVIRELQAEGRTVAMVGDGVNDAAALAAADLGIAMGTGTDAAIAAADITVMRDDLGAAADALRLSRRTFGIIKGNLFWAFAYNIAAIPIAMLGLLNPLVAGAAMAFSSVFVVSNSLRLRRFAPRNPTAASR; this comes from the coding sequence ATGACCTTCGCGGATGTGGAACTCGATATCGGCGGGATGACGTGTGCATCCTGCGCGAACCGGATCGAGCGCAAACTCAATAAGGTCCCGGGTGTCGAAGCGACCGTGAATTATGCGACGGAGAAGGCTCGCATCCATGCCTCAGCTGGGCTCACACCCGATGAGTTGATTGCAGTGGTCGAGGCAGCCGGCTACACGGCCGCTGTTCCGGCCCCGCCGTGGTCAGAACCCGCGGACTCAGGGGATGCCGCCGTCTCGGCGGTTGACGGGCTGCGCCGCCGACTACTGGTGTCGACCGCCCTGGCTCTGCCGGTCGTGGTCCTGTCCATGGTCCCGGCACTACAGGTCACGAATTGGCAATGGCTAGCGCTCACGCTCGCGGCGCCGGTCGCGGTGTGGGGTGCCTGGCCGTTCCATAGGGCCGCGTGGATTAACGCCCGTCACCGAGCTGCGACGATGGACACTCTCATCAGCGTTGGTGTGCTCGCCGCCTTCGGATGGTCGCTGTACGCCCTGTTCTTCGGCACTGCCGGCGAGCCGGGGATGCAGATGGCTTTTACGCTGTTCGGCACCGGGCACGGAGACGAGATCTACCTCGAGGTCGCCGCCGCCGTGACGGTGTTCATCCTTGCCGGACGCTATTTCGAAGCGAAGGCGAAGCGCGACTCGAGCGCGGCATTGCGGGCAATGCTGGAGCTTGGTGCCAAAGACGCGACCCAGCTCCGCGACGGGCGCGAGACCCCCGTCGCGGTATCGGCCTTGAGGCCCGGGGATCTGTTCGTAGTCCGCCCGGGGGAGAAGATCGCCACCGACGGGCTGATCACGGACGGCGCCTCCGCGGTCGATCTCAGCATGCTGACCGGAGAGACGGTACCCGTCGAGGTGAGCACGGGCGATCGCGTGGTGGGAGCGAGCGTGAATGTTGGAGGCCGACTGGTCGTTGAAGTCACTCGCACCGGTGCCGACACGGAGCTGGCTCGAATGAGTCGCCTCGTGGAGGACGCACAGACCGGCAAAGCGAACGTGCAGCGCCTGGCAGACCGGGTGTCCGGCATCTTTGTCCCTGTGGTGATCGGACTCGCGGTCCTCACCTTCATCGGATGGCTGATCGCGTCGGGGTCCGTCGAGGCAGCGTTCACCGCGTCGGTCGCGACATTGATCATCGCGTGTCCCTGCGCGCTGGGCCTTGCTACTCCGACGGCCCTGCTGGTCGGCACCGGTCGCGGATCACAGCTTGGAATCCTGATCCGCGGACCCCAAGTGCTCGAGGAAACCCGACGCATCGACACCATCGTTCTCGACAAGACCGGCACGGTGACCACCGGCCACATGACCCTTCTTGATGTCATCGCCGCGCCCGGCGAAGATGCCGGCGAGGTTGGTCGTCTTGCCGCAGCAGCGGAGAGTGGCTCAGAGCATCCCATCGCTCGAGCCATCAGTGCCGCCGCGGTCGGTCCGCACGCCGTCGAGTCCTTCCAGTCGCACAGCGGTTACGGAGTGCAAGCGATCGTCGATGGCCGCGTTGTCCTCGCCGGGCGGTCCAGTTGGCTCCGCGAACAGTGGGGCCTCGACACAGAATCGACCTTGACCACGGCCCAGGATGCCGCCGAGAACGACGGTAAGACCGTCATCGCGGTCGCGTGGGATGGCAACGTGAGAGGGCTCGCTGTCGTGGGGGACGTCCTTAAGCCGGGCAGTGTGGTCGCGGTCACGGAATTCCGGAAGCTCGGTCTGCGTCCCGTTCTGCTGACGGGCGACAACGCCGGCGCGGCACAGCTGATCGGCGCGGCCGCGGGCATCGCGGACATCCGGTCTGAAGTGACCCCGGAGGGCAAGCTCAATGTCATTCGTGAGCTCCAAGCGGAGGGCCGGACGGTGGCAATGGTCGGGGATGGGGTCAACGACGCCGCCGCTCTCGCTGCTGCGGATCTTGGCATCGCTATGGGGACCGGAACCGACGCGGCCATCGCCGCGGCGGACATCACCGTCATGCGCGATGACCTCGGAGCGGCCGCAGATGCGCTGCGTCTGTCGCGACGCACTTTCGGGATCATCAAAGGCAACCTGTTCTGGGCGTTCGCCTACAACATCGCCGCCATCCCGATCGCGATGCTGGGCCTTCTGAACCCGCTTGTCGCCGGAGCGGCGATGGCATTCTCCTCGGTGTTCGTGGTCTCGAACAGTCTTCGTCTGCGCCGGTTCGCTCCCCGCAACCCCACAGCGGCATCCCGGTAG
- a CDS encoding heavy-metal-associated domain-containing protein, with product MHISRKDLGLSDVNSGCTCSAGAHEASSPAPAQNDIITQEYLVTGMTCSHCVSSVSEEIATIDGVRSVHVDLRVGGASRVAVRSEKAIEDSRIAAAVEEAGYSIATAEA from the coding sequence ATGCACATCTCACGCAAGGACCTCGGCCTCTCTGACGTCAACAGCGGCTGTACCTGTTCAGCTGGGGCCCATGAGGCTTCGAGCCCCGCTCCCGCACAGAACGACATCATCACGCAGGAGTACCTCGTGACGGGCATGACGTGTTCTCACTGCGTCTCTAGCGTCAGCGAAGAGATCGCCACCATTGACGGTGTTCGTAGCGTCCACGTCGACCTTCGCGTTGGTGGAGCATCGCGAGTAGCCGTGCGCAGCGAGAAGGCCATCGAAGACTCCAGGATCGCGGCTGCCGTGGAAGAGGCGGGGTATTCGATCGCCACCGCGGAAGCATGA
- the istB gene encoding IS21-like element helper ATPase IstB, whose product MSNPTNVTTTLRRQRGLTEEAAAAAVDQACRRLRLPTMRAVMHEAITAAEREQLTYQGFLAELLLAECDDRDRRSVVRRVSAAGFPRNKWLGDFDFDANPNVNPATTHTLANGDWIRRGDPLCLIGDSGTGKSHLLIGLGTAAAEKGFRVRYTLATKLVNELVEAADEKQLTRTINRYGRVDLLLIDELGYMELDRRGAELLFQVLTEREEKNSVAIASNESFSGWTKTFTDPRLCAAIVDRLTFNGTIIETGTTSYRLNHTRQRQ is encoded by the coding sequence ATGAGCAACCCCACGAATGTCACCACGACCCTGCGTCGGCAGCGCGGGCTGACCGAAGAAGCCGCCGCGGCCGCAGTTGACCAAGCCTGCCGCAGGCTCCGTTTACCCACCATGCGGGCGGTGATGCACGAAGCGATCACGGCCGCGGAACGTGAGCAGCTGACCTACCAAGGGTTCCTTGCCGAGCTCCTCCTCGCCGAGTGCGACGACCGGGACCGCCGGTCCGTTGTCCGCCGCGTGTCGGCAGCCGGGTTCCCGAGGAACAAGTGGCTCGGGGACTTCGATTTCGACGCGAATCCGAACGTCAACCCTGCAACGACCCATACGCTCGCGAACGGGGACTGGATCCGCCGCGGCGATCCGCTGTGTCTGATCGGGGACTCCGGCACCGGGAAGTCGCATCTCCTCATCGGCCTCGGCACCGCCGCTGCAGAGAAGGGCTTCCGCGTCCGGTACACCCTGGCGACGAAGCTCGTGAACGAGCTCGTTGAAGCCGCCGACGAGAAACAACTCACCCGCACCATCAACCGGTACGGACGCGTTGACCTGCTCCTGATCGACGAGCTCGGCTACATGGAACTCGACCGACGCGGCGCCGAACTCCTGTTCCAGGTCCTCACAGAGCGGGAAGAGAAGAACTCCGTCGCGATCGCATCCAACGAGTCGTTCAGCGGGTGGACGAAGACCTTCACTGACCCGCGCCTGTGTGCGGCAATCGTCGACCGGCTCACGTTCAACGGCACCATCATCGAAACCGGCACCACCTCGTACCGCCTCAACCACACCCGTCAGCGGCAGTAG
- a CDS encoding heavy metal-responsive transcriptional regulator, with protein sequence MRIGELAEKARTRPSTLRYYEERGLLQPPERTPAGYRSYGDETVQRLEFIDRARAAGLTLAQTAEILDVRDTGGSPCAHVLDLLDRRLVEIDEQLEQLRALRGSIVELRAHATATASEACTPESICRYL encoded by the coding sequence ATGCGGATCGGAGAACTCGCGGAGAAGGCGAGGACGAGACCGTCGACGCTGCGGTACTACGAGGAGCGCGGGCTGCTGCAACCGCCGGAGCGCACCCCGGCCGGGTACCGCAGCTATGGTGACGAGACGGTGCAGCGGCTCGAGTTCATCGATCGGGCTCGCGCGGCGGGGCTCACCCTTGCGCAGACCGCGGAGATCCTCGATGTTCGCGACACGGGTGGTTCGCCGTGCGCTCACGTGCTGGATCTCCTTGACCGCCGGCTCGTGGAGATTGATGAGCAGCTCGAGCAGCTGCGCGCCCTACGAGGGAGCATCGTCGAGCTTCGGGCGCACGCGACGGCAACGGCGTCCGAAGCCTGCACGCCGGAGTCCATCTGCCGCTACCTCTGA
- the merA gene encoding mercury(II) reductase has protein sequence MTQHNEFDLAVVGTGGAAMSAAIHARLEGASVVAIESGTLGGTCVNVGCVPSKTLLAAAHTRHAALTNPFPGAATSAGAVDLGALVQQKDELVGMLRQTKYADIAAAYGFDILPGTATFTDPSTLLVDGRPVRAKSYLIATGAEPTIPTIPGLEQIDYLTSTTAMELTELPASLVVIGGGFVGLEQAQLFARLGVEVTIIGRLAPHAEPELSSELRKAFLTDGITVIGDRAATITPHDDLVRVLTRTGKVATGERVLVATGRTPRTDGLGLATAGIATDTRGFIIVDEQQRTTNPAVFAAGDVTDVPQYVYVAARTGKIAAHNALGHSEQVDYTGLPSVLFTSPQLASAGITEAEAIAAGYRCACRYLRLADVPRAIANHNTRGGIKIVADADTGKVLGVHALADTAGEMMLAATYAIKAGFTVTQLADTWAPYLTMAEGIRLTANLFRNELPTSCCA, from the coding sequence ATGACTCAGCACAACGAGTTCGATCTTGCGGTGGTCGGGACGGGCGGCGCGGCGATGTCCGCGGCGATCCACGCCCGACTCGAGGGGGCGAGCGTGGTCGCCATCGAATCGGGCACGCTCGGTGGCACCTGCGTGAACGTGGGTTGCGTGCCCTCCAAGACACTCCTCGCGGCCGCGCACACCCGCCACGCCGCGCTCACGAACCCGTTCCCCGGCGCCGCCACCTCCGCTGGGGCCGTCGACCTCGGCGCGCTCGTGCAGCAGAAGGATGAGCTGGTCGGCATGCTCCGCCAGACCAAGTACGCCGACATCGCCGCCGCCTACGGGTTCGACATCCTCCCCGGCACCGCAACATTCACCGATCCCTCAACACTGCTCGTCGATGGACGACCGGTTCGCGCCAAGTCGTATCTCATCGCCACCGGCGCCGAACCGACCATCCCAACGATCCCCGGCCTCGAGCAGATCGATTACCTCACGTCGACCACGGCGATGGAACTCACCGAGCTGCCCGCTTCGCTCGTGGTGATCGGCGGCGGATTCGTCGGCCTCGAACAGGCCCAGCTGTTCGCCCGGCTCGGGGTCGAGGTCACCATCATCGGCCGGCTCGCCCCGCACGCCGAACCAGAACTCTCCTCCGAGCTCCGCAAAGCCTTCCTGACCGACGGAATCACCGTCATAGGCGACCGCGCCGCAACGATCACCCCACACGACGACCTGGTCCGAGTCCTCACCCGCACCGGGAAAGTAGCTACCGGTGAACGCGTCCTCGTCGCCACCGGCCGCACCCCCCGCACCGACGGGCTCGGCCTCGCCACTGCGGGCATCGCGACCGACACCCGCGGCTTCATCATTGTCGACGAACAACAGCGGACCACGAACCCGGCGGTGTTCGCCGCCGGCGACGTCACCGACGTGCCCCAGTACGTGTACGTCGCCGCGAGGACCGGGAAGATCGCCGCACACAACGCCCTCGGTCACTCTGAGCAGGTCGACTACACCGGGTTGCCCTCCGTCCTGTTCACCTCACCCCAACTCGCCTCGGCCGGGATCACCGAAGCCGAAGCCATCGCCGCCGGATACAGATGCGCCTGCCGATACCTGCGACTGGCCGACGTGCCCAGAGCCATCGCCAACCACAACACCCGCGGCGGCATCAAGATCGTCGCCGACGCCGACACCGGCAAAGTCCTCGGAGTCCACGCCCTCGCCGACACCGCCGGCGAGATGATGCTCGCCGCGACCTACGCCATCAAAGCCGGATTCACCGTCACCCAACTCGCCGACACCTGGGCCCCGTACCTCACCATGGCCGAAGGCATCCGCCTCACTGCGAACCTCTTCCGCAACGAACTCCCCACTTCCTGCTGCGCCTGA
- a CDS encoding glycosyltransferase, producing MRLLLVTAGTRGDVEPFLALARAAAASGLDVRVAVPVNSGASVEGLNVVSLAADFSSMVRQQGASVLAAARSFRAIVRPAMRNVIVGAARTALAYRPDVIVAHPKVLSAPLIAAALDIPHVLVELAPTVTPTRAFPAAGTVTADLGSLNRSTYRAASLASALFVDALDEAAGLLGVTRSATPSPTSTLMPISPALLPRPDDWPSEVHMTGPWLHDEAAAAVDPDVAAFLAGGPFIYAGFGSMASGDPAARGRSLVLAARDRGLRLLVATGLGGIEVPARLRGDDVLTVGSVSHAQVLPHAVSAVHHGGIGTIQAAMRASTPSVVVPFMADQPFWGALLHRQGLAPAAIRPGQLTSTRVGRALDAATLHRPAVEGLSRQLGAEDGTAAALATIISYG from the coding sequence GTGAGACTGCTGCTCGTCACCGCGGGAACCAGGGGCGACGTCGAGCCCTTCCTCGCACTGGCTCGCGCGGCCGCCGCCTCGGGTCTCGACGTCCGGGTAGCGGTCCCCGTGAACTCCGGTGCCTCGGTCGAGGGGCTCAACGTCGTGAGTCTCGCTGCCGACTTCTCCTCCATGGTGCGACAGCAGGGCGCATCGGTGCTCGCCGCGGCTCGCAGCTTTCGGGCGATCGTGAGACCGGCGATGCGCAACGTGATCGTCGGCGCCGCGAGGACGGCGCTCGCCTATCGACCTGATGTGATCGTCGCTCACCCCAAGGTCCTGTCCGCTCCCCTGATCGCCGCAGCCCTCGACATTCCGCATGTGCTCGTCGAGTTGGCCCCGACGGTCACCCCGACGCGCGCATTCCCCGCCGCAGGCACGGTGACAGCAGACCTGGGATCGCTGAATCGGTCGACCTATCGCGCCGCGTCCCTGGCGTCCGCGCTCTTCGTCGACGCCCTCGATGAGGCCGCCGGTCTGCTCGGAGTGACTCGCAGCGCCACACCATCGCCGACGTCGACGCTGATGCCCATCAGCCCCGCTCTGCTCCCAAGACCGGACGATTGGCCCTCCGAGGTGCACATGACAGGACCCTGGCTTCACGACGAAGCGGCCGCAGCCGTGGATCCGGATGTCGCCGCGTTCCTCGCAGGCGGCCCCTTCATATACGCCGGCTTCGGGTCCATGGCCTCGGGCGACCCTGCAGCTCGCGGCCGGAGCCTGGTCCTCGCCGCTCGCGACCGCGGGCTGCGGCTGCTCGTCGCGACCGGGCTCGGCGGCATCGAGGTACCGGCTCGTCTGCGGGGCGACGATGTCCTCACCGTCGGATCGGTTTCGCACGCACAGGTGCTCCCTCATGCGGTCAGCGCCGTTCATCATGGCGGCATCGGCACGATCCAGGCGGCCATGCGAGCGAGCACCCCCTCCGTTGTCGTCCCGTTCATGGCCGATCAGCCTTTCTGGGGTGCGCTGCTGCACCGGCAGGGCCTCGCACCCGCAGCCATCCGACCAGGCCAATTGACGAGCACGCGAGTCGGACGCGCACTTGACGCCGCGACCCTGCATCGCCCGGCGGTGGAGGGTCTCAGTCGACAACTCGGTGCCGAGGACGGCACCGCCGCCGCCCTAGCGACGATCATCAGCTACGGCTGA